One Verrucomicrobiia bacterium genomic window, GTTGTCACCGTCTTTTGGAAATGCATTTGCGCCACAGTGCGCCATCCTCTTGCTTTAAACCATTAGTTAAACCGTATCCCCGAAATAGGAAATGCTGTCGAAGTGGACCCCACAAAACAATTCTCCTCCTACCTCTCCGCGCCTCCGCGTCTCCGCGGTAAAAACCATCTCTACATCGTCTTCCGAAACAGCGCCGACGTATCCGCCATGTTCAACACCGAAAGATCCAGTCCCGCGCCCGGGTCGCGTTCCTTCGCCGTCTTGAGTTGGCGCGAAACTTTCGGCGTCGCGCCGATGGCAAAATATTTCACCGCGCCCACGCTCACCGACGCCTTGAAGATCAGCACGAGCAAACAAAATTCATCCACGTTCATCACCAGCATGCTGAACTTTTCGCCCTGCTGATAAACGCTGTCGAAATTTTCCTCATGCACCAGGTTCGCGATCGTCTGGTTCGCGAGAAACGCGCCGGAAGCCAGCGCCGCGATCGTCGTCAAGTCAAACTGCTGTTCTTCCCCGCGATAAGTAATGAGGAACCCGCCCTTGTCAATCACCAGCGCCGTCGTCGCTTCACTGTTCGACAACAAATCATGAAGGACGCGATCCAGTTGCTGGATGTCCTCTTCGATGAGTTGAGGCAGCGTGACCATGAAATAATCAGGCTGGCTGATTGGCTCCCTGGCTGATGAATTTATTGAGCAACATGCGCGTGATCATGTTGAGCGATTCAAAGACTCCCTCGCACTTGTGCGCGACCGACGGGAACGACGGCACTTGCACATCGCGATTGTTC contains:
- a CDS encoding roadblock/LC7 domain-containing protein translates to MVTLPQLIEEDIQQLDRVLHDLLSNSEATTALVIDKGGFLITYRGEEQQFDLTTIAALASGAFLANQTIANLVHEENFDSVYQQGEKFSMLVMNVDEFCLLVLIFKASVSVGAVKYFAIGATPKVSRQLKTAKERDPGAGLDLSVLNMADTSALFRKTM